In Candidatus Nomurabacteria bacterium, a genomic segment contains:
- the secA gene encoding preprotein translocase subunit SecA: MMSVLTKLFGDANARTVKSLQKTVDEISALEAKIQGMDDAAILQRVQEIQSELREQETPTAEKFLVEVFAIVRETAKRKLGMRHFDVQLIGGMVLHKGMIAEMKTGEGKTLVATLPVTLNALSGKGVHVVTVNDYLAKRDAQWMGPVYHALGLSVASIQHEAAFLYDPEFQSDDPQWNNLRPVQRKDAYAADITYGTNNEFGFDYLRDNMVPDASLKVQRALHYAIVDEVDSILIDEARTPLIISAPAEDSGEENYRYADLVQRLSEGADYNVDEKMRSATLTEGGIAKIEQALHIENMYEAGGIETVHRVEQALKAHALFQRDKDYVVKDGEVVIVDEFTGRLMFGRRYSEGLHQAIEAKERVEIKKESETLATISFQNLFRLYDKLSGMTGTAMTEAEEFSKIYELEVVTIPTNKPLARVDLPDSIYKNEKGKFLSVVREVKRRHELGQPVLLGTISIEKNEILGELLKREGIPHEVLNAKNHEKEAAILAQAGRKGAVTVATNMAGRGVDIILGGAPYQEQEAEFVRSVGGLHVIGTERHESRRIDNQLRGRAGRQGDPGSTQFFVCMDDDLMRIFGSDRMKSIMERLGLPEDMPIENKLISRSIEQAQKKVEGHNFDIRKHLVEYDDVMNKHREVIYRKRNEYLSAEPEKLREIVLKSIEEEITKAVSFHTASEDEHAWDIEEIYEIVDSMFPIAIEKRIKLDELRAQAGDTAADAAARQAIIHYLVDLAQTEYARIEEHISVERMRQVERGVALRSIDTLWIEHLDNMTRLRQGIGLRGYGQRDPLVEYKKEAYGMFTQLIDSVNNSIVFTLFRMSQTQNIAQATPMQRRVLTMTAPAKVQQDAKSAFSPSDPNTPAAKAPSAQETTNALPKVGRNDLCPCGSGKKYKKCHGA, translated from the coding sequence ATTATGTCGGTTTTGACGAAATTGTTTGGAGATGCAAACGCCCGCACCGTGAAGTCACTGCAGAAGACAGTTGACGAGATTTCGGCGCTAGAGGCGAAGATACAAGGCATGGACGATGCCGCTATTTTGCAGCGCGTGCAAGAAATTCAATCCGAGCTCCGAGAGCAGGAAACACCTACTGCGGAAAAGTTTTTGGTTGAGGTTTTTGCGATAGTCAGAGAAACGGCCAAGCGAAAACTTGGCATGCGCCATTTTGATGTGCAGTTAATTGGTGGCATGGTCCTTCATAAGGGCATGATTGCTGAAATGAAAACTGGTGAAGGAAAAACCCTAGTTGCCACTTTACCGGTAACATTAAATGCTCTCAGCGGTAAAGGCGTACATGTGGTTACGGTAAATGACTACCTCGCCAAACGTGATGCACAGTGGATGGGCCCGGTTTACCACGCCCTAGGCCTCAGCGTGGCCTCTATTCAGCACGAGGCTGCGTTTCTTTACGACCCTGAGTTTCAATCAGATGATCCGCAATGGAATAATTTGCGACCAGTTCAGCGTAAAGACGCGTACGCAGCTGATATCACTTATGGAACTAATAATGAATTTGGCTTTGATTATCTGCGCGATAATATGGTGCCGGATGCCTCGTTGAAAGTACAGCGGGCATTACATTACGCCATTGTCGACGAAGTTGATTCCATCTTAATTGACGAAGCTCGCACTCCGCTTATCATTTCCGCCCCTGCTGAAGATTCTGGTGAAGAAAATTATCGTTATGCTGACTTAGTCCAACGCCTAAGCGAAGGAGCTGACTATAACGTTGATGAGAAAATGCGTAGCGCCACCTTAACCGAGGGAGGAATCGCTAAAATTGAACAAGCTTTGCATATTGAAAATATGTATGAGGCGGGTGGAATTGAGACAGTTCATCGAGTTGAACAAGCTCTAAAAGCGCACGCATTATTCCAACGAGATAAAGATTACGTGGTAAAAGATGGTGAGGTGGTTATTGTCGATGAATTTACTGGTCGTTTAATGTTTGGCCGCCGTTATTCTGAGGGCTTGCATCAGGCCATTGAAGCAAAAGAACGAGTGGAGATTAAGAAGGAAAGCGAAACCCTCGCTACCATTTCTTTCCAAAACCTCTTCCGACTTTACGATAAGTTAAGCGGTATGACTGGCACAGCAATGACTGAAGCGGAAGAGTTTTCAAAAATATACGAGCTCGAGGTTGTAACTATTCCAACAAATAAACCCTTAGCCCGCGTTGACCTGCCTGACAGTATTTATAAAAACGAAAAAGGGAAGTTTCTTTCCGTCGTGCGAGAAGTAAAGCGCCGTCATGAGCTGGGACAACCAGTGTTGCTCGGCACTATATCGATTGAAAAGAATGAAATTTTAGGTGAATTACTCAAGCGCGAAGGGATTCCGCACGAGGTATTGAACGCAAAAAACCACGAAAAAGAAGCGGCGATTTTAGCACAAGCCGGCCGCAAAGGTGCGGTCACCGTTGCAACAAACATGGCAGGTCGCGGCGTCGACATTATCCTCGGTGGAGCGCCTTATCAAGAGCAGGAAGCTGAATTTGTACGTTCAGTTGGCGGTCTGCACGTTATCGGCACTGAGCGACACGAATCACGTCGGATTGACAATCAGCTCCGCGGGCGAGCCGGGCGTCAGGGCGATCCAGGTTCGACACAATTTTTTGTCTGCATGGATGATGATCTCATGCGCATCTTCGGCTCTGATCGCATGAAGAGTATTATGGAACGTCTTGGCTTGCCTGAGGATATGCCAATCGAAAATAAGCTTATCTCCAGATCAATCGAGCAAGCGCAGAAAAAAGTTGAAGGTCATAATTTTGATATTCGTAAGCATTTAGTTGAATACGATGACGTGATGAATAAACATCGCGAAGTCATTTATCGCAAGCGAAACGAATACCTGTCAGCTGAGCCGGAAAAATTACGCGAAATCGTACTGAAATCGATTGAGGAAGAGATTACTAAAGCAGTTTCTTTTCACACCGCTTCTGAGGATGAGCACGCCTGGGATATTGAAGAAATATACGAAATTGTGGATTCCATGTTTCCAATTGCCATTGAAAAAAGAATTAAGCTTGATGAATTACGTGCCCAAGCAGGGGATACTGCTGCGGATGCAGCGGCGCGACAAGCTATCATTCACTACTTAGTTGATTTAGCGCAAACAGAGTACGCCCGCATTGAGGAACATATTAGCGTTGAGAGGATGCGCCAAGTAGAGCGAGGAGTAGCTTTACGCTCTATTGATACGCTTTGGATTGAGCACCTCGACAACATGACCCGATTGCGCCAAGGAATTGGCTTGCGTGGCTATGGACAGCGCGATCCTCTAGTGGAATACAAAAAAGAGGCGTATGGCATGTTTACGCAACTCATTGACTCAGTAAACAATTCCATAGTTTTCACCCTCTTCCGCATGTCTCAGACGCAGAATATTGCGCAAGCAACTCCAATGCAGCGACGAGTACTTACTATGACCGCGCCGGCTAAGGTGCAACAAGATGCTAAGTCGGCTTTTTCACCATCAGACCCAAATACTCCGGCTGCAAAAGCACCAAGCGCGCAAGAAACCACAAACGCCTTACCAAAAGTGGGTCGTAACGACCTTTGTCCTTGCGGTTCAGGCAAAAAGTATAAAAAGTGTCACGGGGCATAA
- the murB gene encoding UDP-N-acetylmuramate dehydrogenase, which produces MQDKLQELLRRFPNGKENEILAPYTYFKVGGPAKLFYHPQTAQEFLSLLRAVQELALPFIVLGSGANVLISDQGFDGVVIRSGGKQITLLEDSVLEAEADVPLSLLMNSAAQHGLSGMEFLAGIPGTVGGGIFGNAGNSEYGLGNKSSKVEGLDTGGTVKLFTPEECAFAYRTSVFKQQGGVVLRAWFPLQSDDPVAIRSRINENLLRKKEVQPLKNASAGCIFTNPPGQSAGRLIDQAGLKGKEIGGAQVSTQHANFIVNTGEAKAEHIVMLISYIKQQIRDSYGVQLREEIRYIGF; this is translated from the coding sequence ATGCAAGATAAGCTACAAGAGCTATTACGCCGCTTCCCAAACGGGAAAGAGAACGAGATATTAGCACCCTACACGTATTTTAAAGTAGGTGGTCCCGCAAAGTTGTTTTATCACCCACAGACCGCGCAAGAGTTTCTTTCCTTATTACGTGCAGTTCAGGAATTAGCACTTCCTTTTATTGTCCTAGGCTCTGGGGCAAATGTGCTTATTTCTGATCAGGGTTTTGATGGGGTGGTTATTCGATCAGGTGGAAAGCAAATTACTTTACTTGAGGATAGTGTTTTAGAAGCAGAGGCTGACGTTCCACTCAGTTTACTTATGAACAGCGCAGCGCAGCATGGCTTAAGTGGTATGGAATTCCTAGCCGGCATACCGGGTACTGTGGGTGGTGGGATATTTGGCAATGCCGGAAATTCGGAATATGGACTGGGAAATAAGAGTAGTAAGGTTGAGGGACTTGATACAGGTGGTACGGTAAAGCTTTTTACCCCGGAAGAATGCGCCTTTGCCTACCGTACAAGCGTATTTAAACAACAGGGCGGTGTGGTTTTACGAGCTTGGTTTCCATTGCAAAGTGACGATCCGGTGGCAATCCGCAGTCGAATAAACGAAAACTTGCTTCGAAAAAAGGAAGTGCAACCACTAAAAAACGCTTCGGCTGGCTGTATTTTCACCAATCCTCCTGGCCAGTCAGCTGGTCGACTCATTGATCAAGCCGGACTAAAAGGTAAGGAAATCGGAGGCGCTCAAGTGTCTACCCAGCATGCAAATTTCATTGTGAACACCGGAGAAGCAAAAGCCGAACATATAGTTATGCTCATTAGCTACATTAAACAGCAAATCCGTGATTCTTATGGGGTTCAACTCCGTGAGGAAATACGGTATATTGGATTCTAG
- the murG gene encoding undecaprenyldiphospho-muramoylpentapeptide beta-N-acetylglucosaminyltransferase, with product MKSLHVVLTGGGTGGSVTSLLAIAEELQAQDPKIRFTFIGTDDGPERELVEQSGIEFTSIHAGKLRRYFSFHNFFDLFKIAGGTMQSLARLRDLKPDIIVGTGSFVSVPVMWAGRMLRIPSLAHQLDIDLGLANKLVLPSVSRLTLGFEETRQQLETSKALVTGNPYRKEILKGSVEEARSLFNLRSNLPTIVVMGGGTGALRLNQLIASASLRLLEHFQILHLTGKGKGGFSVPHPNYHTYEFLTVEMPHAYAVADIVISRAGLSTLTELSLLGKPSIIVPIPGSHQVRNAEYFKLHDAIKVLPEQSLQASRLLAEVEQLMSNADVRSELAMHMQQLARPDATKKIAQEILRITGKVE from the coding sequence ATGAAGTCCTTGCATGTAGTGTTAACAGGCGGGGGAACAGGCGGTTCAGTAACCAGTCTCTTAGCAATTGCAGAAGAATTACAAGCGCAAGACCCTAAAATTCGTTTCACTTTTATCGGCACTGATGATGGCCCTGAGCGAGAATTAGTAGAGCAAAGTGGAATTGAATTTACCAGTATTCATGCGGGAAAGCTCCGAAGATACTTCTCATTCCATAACTTTTTTGATCTCTTTAAAATTGCTGGCGGTACGATGCAGTCCTTGGCACGTTTAAGAGATTTGAAGCCGGATATTATCGTAGGTACGGGTAGCTTTGTAAGTGTGCCAGTTATGTGGGCGGGTAGAATGTTACGCATCCCTAGTCTTGCGCATCAGCTTGATATTGACCTTGGTTTAGCAAATAAACTTGTTCTGCCGAGCGTCAGCCGACTCACACTTGGTTTTGAAGAGACGCGACAACAACTCGAAACATCTAAAGCACTCGTAACCGGAAATCCATACCGAAAAGAGATACTAAAAGGAAGCGTTGAGGAAGCGCGGTCGCTGTTCAATCTGCGAAGTAATTTACCAACTATTGTAGTTATGGGCGGCGGCACTGGTGCACTGCGTTTAAACCAACTTATCGCTTCAGCCTCACTTCGCTTGCTTGAACATTTTCAAATTCTCCATCTCACCGGTAAGGGGAAGGGTGGATTTAGCGTGCCGCATCCAAACTACCACACCTATGAGTTTCTTACGGTTGAAATGCCTCATGCGTACGCTGTAGCTGACATTGTCATCAGTCGTGCTGGATTATCAACCTTAACCGAGTTGTCACTCCTAGGAAAACCAAGTATCATCGTGCCAATTCCAGGATCTCATCAAGTGAGAAATGCTGAGTATTTTAAATTACACGACGCTATTAAAGTCCTCCCTGAACAATCCTTGCAGGCCAGCAGACTCTTGGCTGAAGTTGAGCAACTCATGAGTAATGCCGATGTTCGAAGCGAGTTAGCTATGCATATGCAGCAACTTGCTCGTCCAGATGCAACAAAAAAAATTGCTCAGGAAATTTTACGAATTACTGGGAAGGTAGAATAA
- the raiA gene encoding ribosome-associated translation inhibitor RaiA: MNIIIHGQNIDTTDALREYAEDKMQRLEKYAKDITQLSLTFERNFHHRHGKICTVKAQMQVSGPDIYAETEHEDFYAAIDIVQDMLETQLRKRH; the protein is encoded by the coding sequence ATGAATATAATCATCCACGGACAAAATATCGACACAACTGACGCGCTGCGTGAATATGCGGAAGATAAGATGCAGCGTTTAGAAAAGTATGCGAAGGATATTACGCAGCTTTCTCTTACTTTCGAGCGTAATTTTCATCATCGTCACGGCAAAATTTGCACCGTAAAAGCCCAAATGCAGGTTTCTGGACCAGATATCTACGCAGAGACTGAGCATGAGGACTTCTACGCGGCAATTGATATTGTCCAAGATATGCTTGAAACTCAATTGAGAAAGCGCCATTAA
- a CDS encoding NUDIX domain-containing protein, giving the protein MNASVNNVKQIIIVVGLITNENGELLLQRRIDKLIPEADAKWEFPGGKIEVNETVEQALHREIKEEIDCEVSITRLLPLVQTKMWRTNEGVDWQVILIPYECRLESGTPVAKDKKVAEVRWFNRDDALGESNLLSGVIELIQVL; this is encoded by the coding sequence ATGAATGCAAGCGTAAATAACGTTAAGCAAATTATCATCGTTGTCGGACTCATTACAAACGAAAACGGTGAACTTTTATTACAACGCCGAATTGATAAGCTTATTCCAGAGGCTGATGCCAAGTGGGAATTTCCTGGTGGAAAGATTGAAGTAAATGAAACAGTTGAACAAGCACTTCATCGCGAAATAAAGGAAGAAATTGATTGTGAAGTAAGCATTACTCGTTTACTTCCGCTTGTTCAAACCAAAATGTGGCGAACAAATGAGGGTGTGGATTGGCAAGTAATTCTTATCCCGTATGAATGCCGCCTCGAATCAGGCACGCCAGTGGCCAAAGACAAAAAAGTGGCGGAGGTACGCTGGTTTAATAGAGACGATGCTCTCGGCGAAAGTAATCTACTTAGCGGTGTGATAGAGTTAATTCAAGTACTATGA
- a CDS encoding NADAR family protein: MESGDEIYFFTPAFHVFDSFSAHRIDIWGQSFPTAEHAYQWQKFRDYPEVKQEILASRSPEMAHRLAQKHKEKIYKEWHSEKVRIMKEIFCAKVNQNPDVMEVLKKTGDKEIIENSPVDDFWGNGPQKTGLNMIGKIWMEIRNELT, translated from the coding sequence ATGGAAAGCGGGGATGAAATATATTTTTTTACTCCAGCCTTTCATGTTTTCGATTCTTTTTCAGCCCATAGAATTGACATATGGGGACAAAGCTTTCCTACTGCTGAGCACGCATATCAATGGCAAAAATTTCGCGACTACCCTGAAGTCAAACAAGAAATACTTGCTTCACGAAGTCCGGAAATGGCTCACCGACTTGCACAAAAACATAAAGAAAAAATATACAAGGAGTGGCATTCTGAAAAAGTGCGCATTATGAAGGAAATTTTTTGCGCTAAGGTAAATCAAAATCCTGATGTAATGGAGGTTCTTAAGAAAACAGGTGATAAAGAAATTATTGAGAACTCTCCTGTCGATGATTTTTGGGGTAACGGACCTCAAAAAACAGGCCTGAATATGATTGGTAAAATCTGGATGGAAATCCGTAATGAACTAACATGA
- the murC gene encoding UDP-N-acetylmuramate--L-alanine ligase codes for MKLLKAKHVHCIGIGGIGISALARWLRSEGISVSGSDAADSDNIRQLRDEKIEVRIGESHLPEASEVVLYSPAIAVTHPERQEAARKNIPVLSYPEALAQMSEGLQVIAVSGTHGKTSTTTFLGMLLEAAQLDPIVVVGSRVKNWGGNFRAGKGKYLVLEADEFNRSFLNYHPEISVVTNIEHDHVDTYAHFEDVLDTFTQFLGQTKGTYFLNADDPGIQQLPQHIRDRAHWFSLNNAKQDLQISHDINGSTLVSSEFGTIHVPLPGEHMISNALGAIAVAQHLGVKKEAIELGFSRLQGIERRFQHLGTYFGTEFISDYAHHPTEIAATLQAAKQIFPDKKLIVVFQPHQQQRLNAFGSAFTEALVPADTILLYHTYEVLGREQNKANVFTLEDLYAQLQEKKKNVELCDTEEVLDKSLHTHISSNAVVLCLGAGSVHALMQKILAKEQHDNAR; via the coding sequence ATGAAGCTTCTCAAAGCAAAACATGTGCATTGCATAGGCATCGGTGGCATAGGTATTAGCGCACTTGCCCGTTGGCTTCGCAGCGAGGGAATCAGCGTGAGCGGCAGCGATGCAGCTGACTCAGATAATATACGTCAACTCCGTGATGAAAAAATTGAGGTGCGCATAGGTGAATCGCATTTGCCGGAAGCAAGCGAAGTTGTGCTGTATAGTCCGGCAATAGCAGTGACACATCCAGAACGTCAGGAAGCGGCAAGGAAAAATATCCCTGTGTTAAGCTATCCAGAGGCCTTAGCGCAAATGAGTGAGGGGCTTCAGGTAATTGCCGTCAGTGGAACGCATGGTAAAACAAGCACAACTACTTTTCTTGGTATGCTACTCGAGGCTGCTCAGCTTGATCCAATCGTTGTAGTAGGCAGTCGCGTAAAAAACTGGGGCGGCAATTTCCGGGCTGGAAAGGGAAAATATCTTGTGTTGGAAGCAGATGAGTTTAATCGTTCATTTCTTAACTATCATCCAGAAATAAGTGTTGTCACAAATATTGAGCATGATCACGTTGATACCTATGCTCATTTTGAGGATGTTCTTGATACTTTCACCCAGTTTTTAGGACAAACGAAAGGTACATACTTTTTAAATGCCGACGATCCAGGCATTCAGCAACTACCTCAGCATATTCGTGATCGAGCGCATTGGTTCAGCTTAAATAACGCAAAGCAAGATCTACAGATTTCACACGACATAAATGGTAGTACGCTTGTCTCATCCGAATTCGGAACTATTCACGTGCCGCTTCCTGGCGAGCATATGATAAGCAACGCGCTGGGCGCTATTGCCGTTGCACAGCACCTAGGAGTCAAAAAGGAAGCGATAGAGCTTGGCTTTTCTCGCTTACAAGGCATAGAACGACGCTTCCAACATTTAGGGACGTATTTTGGGACTGAGTTTATTTCCGATTATGCCCATCATCCCACGGAAATTGCCGCGACACTACAAGCTGCCAAGCAGATATTTCCTGATAAAAAACTCATCGTGGTATTTCAGCCGCACCAACAACAAAGATTAAACGCCTTTGGCTCAGCATTCACTGAAGCACTTGTACCAGCTGATACGATACTCTTATATCACACCTACGAAGTACTTGGTCGCGAACAAAATAAAGCAAACGTTTTTACCTTGGAAGATTTGTATGCTCAATTGCAGGAGAAAAAGAAAAATGTAGAACTTTGTGACACTGAAGAGGTCTTAGATAAGTCACTCCATACTCACATTTCAAGTAATGCGGTTGTGCTTTGCTTGGGTGCTGGTTCAGTGCACGCCCTTATGCAAAAAATCTTAGCTAAGGAGCAACACGACAATGCAAGATAA